gagcttggtatgatcggCTCACACAATACTTAGTGTCACATGGGTTCACAAGAAGAAAGGCTAATCAAACTCTCTTCATCAAAAGGGAAGACGACAAGTTGATAGTTgctcaagtctatgttgatgacatcATCTTTGGGTTAACAAAGGATGAACTTACTCATGGTTTCTCCAAACTCATGCAAGCTGAGTTCAagatgagcatgattggagagttaaatcacttccttggattgcaGATCCATCAACAAGAGTCAGGTGTATTcatatctcaatctaaatatgctagaaatcttgtgaaaaagtttggtttggaATCTGCTAGTTCTATTAGAACCCTTATGAGTCCAAATGTTAAACTCAGTGTTGATGTCTTGGGAAAAAATGTTGATCTGTCTctctatagaagcatgataggtagtcttctttACCTTACTGCTAGTAGACCTGACATTAGTTACAGTGTGAGCGTGTGTGCTAAATATCAGACTAATCCCAAAGAGTCCTATATGACtactttgaaaagaatcataaagtacGTCAAAATCACTGCTGACTTTGGTGTGTGGTACAACAAggacacaaatgatgtcttaggTGGGTATTCAGATGCTAATTAGGCTAGGAATGCTGATGACAGAAAGAGTACTTTGGGGGGTTGTttttatgtgggtaataatcttgtctcctaGATGAGAAAAAAGCAGAATTCCATCTCATTATCTACGGCAAAAGGTTGAATACATCGCTGTCGGTAGCAGTTGCACCCAACTtctatggatgcaaaaactcctccttGACTATGGTATTCGTCAAGAACATCTCACTATCTACTGTGACAATACCAGTGCCATCAATATCTCTAAGAATTCAGTTCAACATTCTCGAactaaacacatagagattcgACATCACTTCATTCGTAAGCTTGTTGAAGATGGTACAGTTACTCTTGAGTTCATTCACACTAATGATCAGAAGGTTGATTTGTTCACCAACGAATTAAACATACTAAGGACACAAACACTAAAGTGTTTGACTTCCTTAAAAATGTGGCTCAAGTCACAACAAACCTTGAAATGTAATTTGATGGGAATAAAAACCTAGAAACTATGACAACATTTCAGTGCTAGTTTTTTATTGATATCCTTTTGTATTCTAATAAAACATTGAAGAAACACAATGAAACTTGGaatattatgacaatttgaaGTTTCATTAGCTTTTTTAATATCCTAAGTTAATTTTCTTTCCAAGTCTGAATTATCAAATAGCTTACTTACTGTCCTAgcactgggaaaaaaaaaaggatctaaTATTCTTTTTTGACACCATATCCAAGTTCATCAGCCAATTTAATTGAACTTTATAGTATGTACTCATTTTATATTGTTAGTTGTTCCTATTCCTAACAGCTGGTGGAGCCactccctttctttctttccactACTTTTCGAACTTGTCTTCTAGTTGATAAGAGAGATCCTTCCAAGCTGAATTAATTGTGTTGTAGAGATGCCAACAACTTTTCcattcaaaatatgtaattgaGACACCCCTAAGTTGGTACTTATATGAAATTGATACAGAATGTTTAGAAACAACTAATGTGACGCATGATATGCAATGCCAATTATGCAATGCTGAAAATTGAGTATTACACAACCAATGATAAAGAAGAATTCTAACTAAATAGttgaaccttttctttttcctgatAAGTCTTCAAAGTTGACAACCATAGCAAATTCATGTTCATTTGTAAGTGAATTTAATATCAGGGTCTGAATTGCAATTTGTGAGCTTGattgaataatttaaaaatggaaaataaattgaatatgAATTAAGTCAAATCAATGTCAAGAccatgtaagaaaaaaaaatttctcacattAAATTCAGTAAAGAAAACTAAGTATAGCACATACATAGTAAACTGAATTAGTTAAAAAACCTTCAACCGATCCAAGTTCAATCAAACATAAACtctatcaatttatataaaataaaaatcagacaTAGTAACTTCATTTTTTTGCTTAGCATCAAGTCAAAAATAGTTACTATTAAATTCCCACGTTAATATCATAGTATCATCATAAGAGAATCAGACCAAATGTTATAAAAGGATAACATGAGTAAGACTTGGTATTGAAATAAttgagttttataaaaaatttgtgaaaaaaaattcagttataaaattatgaatattaGCCTGCACCCATTATAGATCAACAAATCTGGCCTTAGTATCATATAAATTAAGTACCAACACATAGAGAATAAGAGGAGGGCGaaataattcatattttttggCCAATTTGCTGGTATCGGGTCCTCCCAAGCTTGGTCAGCAGCTTTGAGAGGAACTACTTTCTTCTTGGTTTCTACTTTGTGCTCAATATCACTGCTTGCAAGGGCAGCCTTTACGCTCTCAAGTGCTTCTAGTGTAATCGTTTGTGCATCCCGTTGAAACAATTGTTGTGCCTGTTTAAATAAAAcacttttaatcataaaaatataatattgatttataaattaaagaaaaaacaaagatcagaaaccatttaatttgattttgggtgGAGAGTGGTGGTTTGGGGAGCGGGTTTGGCAGTGGATCTTTGTTTTGGAAGAAGGAAAAGGGGAACGAGGGAGGAAGGAGAAGGGGTCTGCATTTTGTCTCTCAAAGGTGGAGATTGGTGGTTTGGGTGGCGGGTTTAGCCATGGGTCTTTGTTTTGGAGGTAAAGAAACATCTATGACaattaacaatatcaaaattttatattaatatatatataacagaaTGACAACCAGTGCAGAGTTCCAAACTCAAAGATTTCTCTAAGTTTGTGCACAAACTCAATTATATAGATACACAGCTAAAACTACAAATACAAAACAGAGTCAATAGCCTCAGTAATACCCCCAAGTTTGAGATAACcaagaaatgaagaaatataACCCCTCCTTAATCATGTTCAGCgacaaacatgaaaaaaaaaaaatgcaagcacTTGCAACTAACGAAGAAGTTATTAAGGTGTTCTTCCAATATGAATGATGGTGTTAGAAGAGTTCTTAAATCTGTTGGATTGAAATAACCAACaaaagtgaaataaaatataataccaTGGAAAAATCTTAGTAGAAATAACATAAAGTAATTCACAATTGGCAAATTAACAAAGCAAAATTCACAATTcacaaaaatatctaaaaagaACCTTCACAATTGATTGAACTTCCATTCACTTTTGcttcactgtttttttttttcccctcaccACCCAAACAGATGCTCAATTTGGTTTAAGTTTGTCTGATCGTGAAAATACTTTGGAAGCTATATATCAAGCAGATGGTGTGTGTCTATGAAAAGTGAAACTATTTTGATTCTAGGAAAGTTAACTAACCTGGGTTGGAGGAgaaggatgaagaagaagaacatgaTTTATCAGTTACGAAATCAGAGAAAgagatcaaattaaaaaaaaaatttaatttaacaaattcttaggtgtaaattaattgaaatcaacaatactcaatctgaaatcaattaaaatgtTTCATAGATATCTGATGCGATTCGTACTAACAGATTTAAttgtaaagagagaaaatagttACCTTCTTTGGAAGAGTCGGCAATTTGGGCTAATACCTTAGAGAGAATGATAGAGAGGATTAAACCTAGATTTTGAAAGAGGGCGTGTTTTACATTTATTGAAGATGAAACCTAGAGGTCTGTGTTAGGAAGGGGTGAAGTGGTTAGAGAGAAGAAGGTTTTGGATGAGTATGCTTAATAGACAGAGGGCTGAAGAGATAATCGAACGGTGGGGTTTCAGAGGCCTGAAGAGATAATCGTTTAGTTGTTGATGTAGAATTTTCAAGCTCGAAACATATATCTAATAGAGTCTtacttaaactaaactattctaactaaaataaaaagaaaaagaaaatagtggtgacgtggaaaattgtgagaattTCAGAGgtttcagttatatatatatataaatatatatatatatatatatatatatatgttattgtCATAACAATAATCAACATTATtggttaatttaatttaataaaacctaaaatactaaaaatattaaattccttttaattgacatagaaattttcttttttttgtataagaTTTCATAGACTTTAGGATTGCCTaattaagaaagagatcattaatttaaaatattggaAACAGGAAAAGATCTTAGAAGCATTAAAAGTTTTGGATATTAAAATGTAAATATCTTACACCCTTAGTATTGTCAATAAACATGTCCACATATCAAATAATTGTATATACTAAATATACAAATTCGCATGCAGTtttgcagttttggtgttgagGTGTGAGTGTATTATCTTATCTCAttcccttcccctatatatatatatatatatgtgtgtgtgtgtgtgtgtgtgtttcccaaaaaaaaaaaaatactaaatatacAAACATATGTACATTTCTTGAATATTTGCatattaaatatacaaaattgtatACCCTCTTTGAAAGTATGGACATTAAATGTTCAAAATTGAGTAcattttttgaagatttaaatattaaatgtaAAAACTTGACACTCCTAataatttgtaaagaaaaatatacacTCATCACACAATTATGTCCTTTTGGATTTACATATCTTCAAGGTTTAGATATTAAACGTACATAATTGTATACATTTTTCTTGGATATTGAATGTAAAAACTGTATACATTTCTTGAAGGTCTCttgacctctttttttttttttttagaattttgaaGATCTCAACcttaaatatatagaattgtgTAAATTCTTTGACTGTATGTTAGATGCAGAATTGCAGCGGGGCGGGGATTTGTGATAAAAACTATTATTTCAAATTCTAGTAACCTAAggcttcaaaaaaatttctagtaGCCTAAATTCTGAGATTGGCTAAATTAAAGCAAGAgaaggaaattaaaaattttgcaagaatttTACGCAGAATTTAAAAAGCCAAAATTCTGGCTACAAATTTCTCCGTCATTTCCAATTTTGTTCATCTCTCTTCCACCAAATATTTTCCacaaatgaaaggaaaaaaaaaaaaaaaaatcacagagCCATGGACCTCTCTAATCCCTACCTTCAATTGTGGCCGTCATGGGGATCCGTCAACTCACCACTGTCGGAAGTTCTCTGCTCTCAGAGAAGCAGTTTTTGataatcttcatcttcatcgGGGGATTGGTAATCATCATTAGACGAGTTCAAGACAACCAATTCCCCAAACAGCTCTGCTCCTTCATTATTTCCTCCCTTAATATATAAAACCAATAAGCCCTCCTTTCTTTACTCAGCTTGAAGTTTCTCGTTACGAGTAACAAGAACACCAAGCTAAGTTacaattattctttaaaaaatctgaaaaataataataataatctacttTGTTCTTCCCCTTCTCATCACTtgctcttcttttcttttcatttttatccaaattgctaatttattttttatgacatTCCACAATTCGGTCGACTTTTTAACAAGATCAGACCCTTAATTTATGATTCTAGCAATACCACAATGCAACAAATATAAGGAAATAGCACCTGAATAGAGCAAATAGATTATTTATTCAAGATGAATAAAAACCCAAACaatagattattttttattcaaagtGAATAGAGCATTTATTTACCCAAAATGGGCACCCTATCCTAGCCAAATGGCATTGGAGGTGAAAACTCGTGGCTAGTATTCAACACAAATAATTATTGAATCACAGCCACTCACAAACATATGCACTTTCTTACTCGTCACTGTAACTTTACAAGACTTCAAGACCTTTGGCAAATACTGAAGCAAACACTTCCATTTCACGTTTCTTTAAAAACAATCCAATTTCAATTCCTCCTGTACCATCTCTACTATCCGAAACACATATACCTCCTGTTTTATCTATAGAAATCAACTCTACCTTCACTGGCTTTCCCCATCCAAAGTCGGTATTGTAAAGCTCGAATCGAGGAGAACCAGCAATTTCAGGTACTCCATCAGATATATTGTCTTTCTTTACATTGAGCAGTAGTGACAGCCAATTTTCAGCACCTTTTAGGACCACATAATCCAAACTTCTTATGGCTTCACTTATGGCCTTCACAGCCACAGCAACTCCCTTTTCGCCCAACAAGTCATTTCTCTCTGCAATTGCAGCACAACCAGTAAGACAGTTTCCAAAATAATTGTCAGGCATAGGAGGCTCCAAGCGAGGCCTAGCATCTGCATTAATCCAAAGACATATTAAATTGTTTACTCTTTGTCTTTCTGCCTTAGCTAGACAAACCCATGTGTAGGCACATGTTAGTGTTAACTTTGATATATAGTGAACTGGCTGTTCTTGATTATTGTTCTCCCCTAGTATGCTGGTCATTAACTGCCTGAGCTTTTCTAATTTTGTACGAGTCAACTCAAACGTGCCTCGTACCACATTTGGTGGAGTTTTTTGCTCCCATACCTTTAAGCTCTTATTGTGTGGTCCATCTAGGTTCAACAACTGGTTCAAGTAGATTGCCTCGATCCCAGCTGGGTCCTTGATAACCATTCTGTCAAAAGATGGTATCAACTCAGGTACCAAGGACAAAGCATTTCCTCCAAGTTTGCACAAGTGAGCCCATAGTTTTCTAAACATGGTTAAGCTTTTGCCATCAAGAACAGTATGGTGTGCAGTAATTCCAATGCAAAAGCCGCAGTTTGAGAACATTGTGACTTGCAATGCCAACACTGGGGCATGTTCATGGGATGTTGCCAAGTCAGGTACAAGAGGATGGTATTCCACAGCTTCAACAAAGTTGTTGCCTGAGAGATGGTAGAAGTTGGCATTGGACTCAGCTACAGTGAGTGAAACTGCATCGCCCTCTTTGTAACTGATGATGGGTTTGTGGGATTCTGGAGGCCAGATGATGTTACCTGCAAGAGTGAGAAAGTTTTGGAGTGTGAGGCAGAGTGAGTGCTTGAGTTTCGGAACAATGGAGTTCAAGAAGGTTGCGTTAGTAGGAGGGGTTTCATAAAAGAAAACTCGCTCTACCGGCGGAAATCTAAGCCAGAGTATGTCAAAGAAGGTGAGAGGGAGAGAACTTGGGGTGGCCGAAGCTAGTGAGCTTGGTAATGGATTCACTCGGCAAACTTCAAGTATATTCACGGAGTTATTTGACGCCATTAGACAGAGAAGCCCAAATAATGCCCTTTTCGTGCTAACTTCCAATCGTTATCTATATTATTCACAAGTATTCGCAAATAATAATGTGGCGTGCCTCATACTTATTATGGTGATTTTCAAGTCCaatgttgttttttttggggtctGTTTGTGCCGGTGGTTATATTACACTAGTTGTAAATCCGCGTATGGAAAAATATGATatggttattttttattagacaattattgaattaatatattagattgattattattaaaaatttaatgtgttatttgaaattatgttttaaattagaaattttttgtagtgtaataaaatatattttgtagtcAGATATTGTATATAATGAGATATTTATGAAAACAtaatgcaataatttttttattttttataaattgatagtGTAAGAACTATTAGACTAAGTTGTAATTATGTagtgggtttcagttaacttaactggtaaagtctctgataattgaataagagatctatgGTTCAATTc
This genomic stretch from Castanea sativa cultivar Marrone di Chiusa Pesio chromosome 1, ASM4071231v1 harbors:
- the LOC142622563 gene encoding malonyl-CoA:anthocyanidin 5-O-glucoside-6''-O-malonyltransferase-like, producing MASNNSVNILEVCRVNPLPSSLASATPSSLPLTFFDILWLRFPPVERVFFYETPPTNATFLNSIVPKLKHSLCLTLQNFLTLAGNIIWPPESHKPIISYKEGDAVSLTVAESNANFYHLSGNNFVEAVEYHPLVPDLATSHEHAPVLALQVTMFSNCGFCIGITAHHTVLDGKSLTMFRKLWAHLCKLGGNALSLVPELIPSFDRMVIKDPAGIEAIYLNQLLNLDGPHNKSLKVWEQKTPPNVVRGTFELTRTKLEKLRQLMTSILGENNNQEQPVHYISKLTLTCAYTWVCLAKAERQRVNNLICLWINADARPRLEPPMPDNYFGNCLTGCAAIAERNDLLGEKGVAVAVKAISEAIRSLDYVVLKGAENWLSLLLNVKKDNISDGVPEIAGSPRFELYNTDFGWGKPVKVELISIDKTGGICVSDSRDGTGGIEIGLFLKKREMEVFASVFAKGLEVL